The proteins below come from a single Myxocyprinus asiaticus isolate MX2 ecotype Aquarium Trade chromosome 28, UBuf_Myxa_2, whole genome shotgun sequence genomic window:
- the LOC127419325 gene encoding lens epithelium-derived growth factor-like isoform X11, with protein sequence MKVKSDQITHDFTPGDIVFAKMKGYPFWPARIGEGKAPQNKIPIFFYGTHSTTFLFPKDIVPYWPNKEKYGRTTKRGRFEEGMWEIENDPGVGLRGQKKAALMKRLAESHLQSRKAVNQSEKKSQTVSRKDPVSKSDSKSVTTNKRETPVKINSTPKTKSESVTANKDKTAGRISTRSRDSGEQTPTTRARRMNSALPARKETSVNTVTSGKRMPPNRKFKLARQAVAAKTLSARRKHVLRTKIISAAKKRTDSKNQKKPLRITRSTAGLIETRADVTERNRVKPASLKRKRSETESDGKEDTLISLPTTISSPPSSPAGSKRKRRGEEETSVPEVPDKNETKKRKREEQDNRRETHMKSDVLSIFEKQERKDEKKPKDEERCKILAEKRQSVLKSLQGLVTSTRGKTQTSTTEQSTTAKTTPHEEVQKQPERNRGARRENRSPMKPAEEEKKDTEQNGEQETKNTDRTTPHVEVQKRPERNRGARCENHDRMKPTEEEKKDTKQNREQETKNTEQQNNNSTEDDCRDRSLSVTDSLLYRLHGDIRISMTLDNPDVSKCLLALDELSKVPVSSRHIQNHSELIDTLRKMRWFRGSEAIMFKASMLYHRFKNIYLIGDADETLSQEYIHTLQEERETEERQRAERQDDTQTDAGAAIGLTGVSKKTTDTEHPLQNTEHVSHSAAAEHKS encoded by the exons ATGAAGGTAAAGTCTGATCAGATCACTCATGATTTTACACCGGGGGATATAGTGTTTGCCAAGATGAAGGGATATCCGTTCTGGCCTGCCAGA ATTGGTGAAGGAAAAGCCCCCCAAAATAAGATCCCAATCTTCTTTTATGGAACACACTCAAC aacgttTCTGTTCCCCAAAGACATCGTCCCGTACTGGCCAAACAAAGAGAAGTATGGCCGGACTACCAAACGTGGCAGGTTTGAGGAGGGCATGTGGGAGATCGAGAATGACCCGGGGGTTGGCCTCAGAGGTCAAAAG AAAGCAGCTCTAATGAAACGACTGGCAGAGAGTCACCTGCAATCCAGGAAAGCAGTAAATCAGAGTGAAAAGAAGAGCCAGACTGTTTCCCGTAAAGATCCAGTGTCGAAGAGTGATTCAAAATCAGTGACGACAAATAAAAGAGAAACTCCTGTGAAAATCAACAGCACTCCCAAAACAAAGTCTGAATCTGTTACGGCAAACAAGGATAAAACAGCCGGACGAATATCGACCCGTTCAAGAGATTCTGGAGAACAGACGCCCACCACAAGAGCCCGTCGGATGAATAGCGCTCTGCCTGCGAGGAAAGAGACCTCAGTGAACACGGTCACATCAGGAAAGAGGATGCCGCCTAATAGAAAATTTAAATTAGCCAGACAAGCTGTTGCGGCAAAGACGCTTTCTGCTCGCAGGAAACACGTGCTGCGTACAAAGATTATTTCTGCAGCGAAGAAAAGGACGGATTCGAAAAATCAAAAAAAG CCCTTACGAATCACACGATCTACTGCGGGTCTGATTGAGACTCGAGCTGACGTCACAGAGAGAAACCGAGTGAAACCGGCCAGTCTGAAACGCAAACGCTCAGAAACCGAGTCTGACGGAAAGGAAGACACTCTTATTTCTCTTCCCACGACCATCAGCTCCCCGCCGTCGAGTCCAGCAG GTTCAAAGAGGAAACGGCGTGGAGAAGAGGAGACTTCTGTTCCTGAAGTACCAGATAAGAACGAGaccaaaaagagaaagagagaagagcaGGATAATCGGAGAGAAACACACATGAAGAGTGACGTTCTGAGCATCTTTGAGAAGCAGGAGAGAAAAGACGAGAAGAAACCCAAAGATGAAGAG CGCTGTAAGATCCTGGCAGAGAAGAGGCAGAGTGTTTTGAAGTCTCTGCAGGGTTTGGTCACGTCCACCAGAGGAAAAACGCAAACATCTACGACTGAACAATCAACCACGGCTAAAACGACACCACACGAGGAGGTGCAGAAACAGCCCGAGAGGAATCGTGGAGCCCGACGTGAGAACCGCAGCCCGATGAAACCagcagaggaggagaagaaagataCAGAGCAGAACGGAGAACAGGAAACCAAGAACACCGA CAGGACGACACCGCATGTGGAGGTGCAGAAACGACCCGAGAGGAATCGTGGAGCCCGATGTGAGAACCATGACCGGATGAAACCAacagaggaggagaagaaagataCAAAGCAGAACAGAGAACAGGAAACCAAGAACACCGA ACAGCAGAACAATAACAGCACGGAGGATGACTGCAGAG atCGGTCTCTGTCCGTCACAGACTCTTTACTCTACCGGCTCCACGGTGACATCAGGATCTCAATGACACTCGACAACCCA gATGTGAGTAAGTGTTTATTGGCTCTGGATGAGTTGAGTAAAGTCCCCGTCTCGTCTCGACACATTCAGAACCACAGCGAACTCATAGACACCCTCAGAAAG ATGCGCTGGTTTCGTGGCAGTGAAGCGATCATGTTTAAAGCTTCGATGTTGTATCACCGCTTTAAAAACATCTACCTCATTGGAGACGCAGATGAAACTCTGAGTCAAGAGTACATCCACACACtgcaggaggagagagagacagaagagagacagagagcagagAGACAGGACGACACACAGACAGATGCTGGAGCAG CTATCGGTCTGACAGGTGTTAGCAAGAAGACCACAGACACAGAACATCCGCTTCAAAACACTGAACACGTGTCTCACAG TGCGGCCGCGGAGCACAAGAGCTGA
- the LOC127419325 gene encoding PC4 and SFRS1-interacting protein-like isoform X14: MKVKSDQITHDFTPGDIVFAKMKGYPFWPARIGEGKAPQNKIPIFFYGTHSTTFLFPKDIVPYWPNKEKYGRTTKRGRFEEGMWEIENDPGVGLRGQKKAALMKRLAESHLQSRKAVNQSEKKSQTVSRKDPVSKSDSKSVTTNKRETPVKINSTPKTKSESVTANKDKTAGRISTRSRDSGEQTPTTRARRMNSALPARKETSVNTVTSGKRMPPNRKFKLARQAVAAKTLSARRKHVLRTKIISAAKKRTDSKNQKKPLRITRSTAGLIETRADVTERNRVKPASLKRKRSETESDGKEDTLISLPTTISSPPSSPAGSKRKRRGEEETSVPEVPDKNETKKRKREEQDNRRETHMKSDVLSIFEKQERKDEKKPKDEERCKILAEKRQSVLKSLQGLVTSTRGKTQTSTTEQSTTAKTTPHEEVQKQPERNRGARRENRSPMKPAEEEKKDTEQNGEQETKNTEQQNNNSTEDDCRDRSLSVTDSLLYRLHGDIRISMTLDNPDVSKCLLALDELSKVPVSSRHIQNHSELIDTLRKMRWFRGSEAIMFKASMLYHRFKNIYLIGDADETLSQEYIHTLQEERETEERQRAERQDDTQTDAGAAIGLTGVSKKTTDTEHPLQNTEHVSHSAAAEHKS, from the exons ATGAAGGTAAAGTCTGATCAGATCACTCATGATTTTACACCGGGGGATATAGTGTTTGCCAAGATGAAGGGATATCCGTTCTGGCCTGCCAGA ATTGGTGAAGGAAAAGCCCCCCAAAATAAGATCCCAATCTTCTTTTATGGAACACACTCAAC aacgttTCTGTTCCCCAAAGACATCGTCCCGTACTGGCCAAACAAAGAGAAGTATGGCCGGACTACCAAACGTGGCAGGTTTGAGGAGGGCATGTGGGAGATCGAGAATGACCCGGGGGTTGGCCTCAGAGGTCAAAAG AAAGCAGCTCTAATGAAACGACTGGCAGAGAGTCACCTGCAATCCAGGAAAGCAGTAAATCAGAGTGAAAAGAAGAGCCAGACTGTTTCCCGTAAAGATCCAGTGTCGAAGAGTGATTCAAAATCAGTGACGACAAATAAAAGAGAAACTCCTGTGAAAATCAACAGCACTCCCAAAACAAAGTCTGAATCTGTTACGGCAAACAAGGATAAAACAGCCGGACGAATATCGACCCGTTCAAGAGATTCTGGAGAACAGACGCCCACCACAAGAGCCCGTCGGATGAATAGCGCTCTGCCTGCGAGGAAAGAGACCTCAGTGAACACGGTCACATCAGGAAAGAGGATGCCGCCTAATAGAAAATTTAAATTAGCCAGACAAGCTGTTGCGGCAAAGACGCTTTCTGCTCGCAGGAAACACGTGCTGCGTACAAAGATTATTTCTGCAGCGAAGAAAAGGACGGATTCGAAAAATCAAAAAAAG CCCTTACGAATCACACGATCTACTGCGGGTCTGATTGAGACTCGAGCTGACGTCACAGAGAGAAACCGAGTGAAACCGGCCAGTCTGAAACGCAAACGCTCAGAAACCGAGTCTGACGGAAAGGAAGACACTCTTATTTCTCTTCCCACGACCATCAGCTCCCCGCCGTCGAGTCCAGCAG GTTCAAAGAGGAAACGGCGTGGAGAAGAGGAGACTTCTGTTCCTGAAGTACCAGATAAGAACGAGaccaaaaagagaaagagagaagagcaGGATAATCGGAGAGAAACACACATGAAGAGTGACGTTCTGAGCATCTTTGAGAAGCAGGAGAGAAAAGACGAGAAGAAACCCAAAGATGAAGAG CGCTGTAAGATCCTGGCAGAGAAGAGGCAGAGTGTTTTGAAGTCTCTGCAGGGTTTGGTCACGTCCACCAGAGGAAAAACGCAAACATCTACGACTGAACAATCAACCACGGCTAAAACGACACCACACGAGGAGGTGCAGAAACAGCCCGAGAGGAATCGTGGAGCCCGACGTGAGAACCGCAGCCCGATGAAACCagcagaggaggagaagaaagataCAGAGCAGAACGGAGAACAGGAAACCAAGAACACCGA ACAGCAGAACAATAACAGCACGGAGGATGACTGCAGAG atCGGTCTCTGTCCGTCACAGACTCTTTACTCTACCGGCTCCACGGTGACATCAGGATCTCAATGACACTCGACAACCCA gATGTGAGTAAGTGTTTATTGGCTCTGGATGAGTTGAGTAAAGTCCCCGTCTCGTCTCGACACATTCAGAACCACAGCGAACTCATAGACACCCTCAGAAAG ATGCGCTGGTTTCGTGGCAGTGAAGCGATCATGTTTAAAGCTTCGATGTTGTATCACCGCTTTAAAAACATCTACCTCATTGGAGACGCAGATGAAACTCTGAGTCAAGAGTACATCCACACACtgcaggaggagagagagacagaagagagacagagagcagagAGACAGGACGACACACAGACAGATGCTGGAGCAG CTATCGGTCTGACAGGTGTTAGCAAGAAGACCACAGACACAGAACATCCGCTTCAAAACACTGAACACGTGTCTCACAG TGCGGCCGCGGAGCACAAGAGCTGA
- the LOC127419325 gene encoding PC4 and SFRS1-interacting protein-like isoform X7 — protein sequence MKVKSDQITHDFTPGDIVFAKMKGYPFWPARIGEGKAPQNKIPIFFYGTHSTTFLFPKDIVPYWPNKEKYGRTTKRGRFEEGMWEIENDPGVGLRGQKKAALMKRLAESHLQSRKAVNQSEKKSQTVSRKDPVSKSDSKSVTTNKRETPVKINSTPKTKSESVTANKDKTAGRISTRSRDSGEQTPTTRARRMNSALPARKETSVNTVTSGKRMPPNRKFKLARQAVAAKTLSARRKHVLRTKIISAAKKRTDSKNQKKPLRITRSTAGLIETRADVTERNRVKPASLKRKRSETESDGKEDTLISLPTTISSPPSSPAGSKRKRRGEEETSVPEVPDKNETKKRKREEQDNRRETHMKSDVLSIFEKQERKDEKKPKDEERCKILAEKRQSVLKSLQGLVTSTRGKTQTSTTEQSTTAKTTPHEEVQKRPERNRGARCENHDRMKPTEEEKKDTKQNREQETKNTDRMTPHEEVQKRPERNRGARCENHDRMKPTEEEKKDTEQNREQETKNTDTTASRATPHEEVQKRPERNRGARCENWIKQTEEQNGGQETKNTEQQNNNSTEDDCRDRSLSVTDSLLYRLHGDIRISMTLDNPDVSKCLLALDELSKVPVSSRHIQNHSELIDTLRKMRWFRGSEAIMFKASMLYHRFKNIYLIGDADETLSQEYIHTLQEERETEERQRAERQDDTQTDAGAAIGLTGVSKKTTDTEHPLQNTEHVSHSAAAEHKS from the exons ATGAAGGTAAAGTCTGATCAGATCACTCATGATTTTACACCGGGGGATATAGTGTTTGCCAAGATGAAGGGATATCCGTTCTGGCCTGCCAGA ATTGGTGAAGGAAAAGCCCCCCAAAATAAGATCCCAATCTTCTTTTATGGAACACACTCAAC aacgttTCTGTTCCCCAAAGACATCGTCCCGTACTGGCCAAACAAAGAGAAGTATGGCCGGACTACCAAACGTGGCAGGTTTGAGGAGGGCATGTGGGAGATCGAGAATGACCCGGGGGTTGGCCTCAGAGGTCAAAAG AAAGCAGCTCTAATGAAACGACTGGCAGAGAGTCACCTGCAATCCAGGAAAGCAGTAAATCAGAGTGAAAAGAAGAGCCAGACTGTTTCCCGTAAAGATCCAGTGTCGAAGAGTGATTCAAAATCAGTGACGACAAATAAAAGAGAAACTCCTGTGAAAATCAACAGCACTCCCAAAACAAAGTCTGAATCTGTTACGGCAAACAAGGATAAAACAGCCGGACGAATATCGACCCGTTCAAGAGATTCTGGAGAACAGACGCCCACCACAAGAGCCCGTCGGATGAATAGCGCTCTGCCTGCGAGGAAAGAGACCTCAGTGAACACGGTCACATCAGGAAAGAGGATGCCGCCTAATAGAAAATTTAAATTAGCCAGACAAGCTGTTGCGGCAAAGACGCTTTCTGCTCGCAGGAAACACGTGCTGCGTACAAAGATTATTTCTGCAGCGAAGAAAAGGACGGATTCGAAAAATCAAAAAAAG CCCTTACGAATCACACGATCTACTGCGGGTCTGATTGAGACTCGAGCTGACGTCACAGAGAGAAACCGAGTGAAACCGGCCAGTCTGAAACGCAAACGCTCAGAAACCGAGTCTGACGGAAAGGAAGACACTCTTATTTCTCTTCCCACGACCATCAGCTCCCCGCCGTCGAGTCCAGCAG GTTCAAAGAGGAAACGGCGTGGAGAAGAGGAGACTTCTGTTCCTGAAGTACCAGATAAGAACGAGaccaaaaagagaaagagagaagagcaGGATAATCGGAGAGAAACACACATGAAGAGTGACGTTCTGAGCATCTTTGAGAAGCAGGAGAGAAAAGACGAGAAGAAACCCAAAGATGAAGAG CGCTGTAAGATCCTGGCAGAGAAGAGGCAGAGTGTTTTGAAGTCTCTGCAGGGTTTGGTCACGTCCACCAGAGGAAAAACGCAAACATCTACGACTGAACAATCAACCACGGCTAAAACGACACCACACGAGGAG GTGCAGAAACGACCCGAGAGGAATCGTGGAGCCCGATGTGAGAACCATGACCGGATGAAACCAacagaggaggagaagaaagataCAAAGCAGAACAGAGAACAGGAAACCAAGAACACCGA CAGGATGACACCACATGAGGAGGTGCAGAAACGACCTGAGAGGAATCGTGGAGCCCGATGTGAGAACCATGACCGGATGAAACCAacagaggaggagaagaaagataCAGAGCAGAACAGAGAACAGGAAACCAAGAACACCGA TACAACTGCGAGCAGGGCGACACCGCATGAGGAGGTGCAGAAACGGCCCGAGAGGAATCGTGGAGCCCGATGTGAGAACTGGATAAAACAAACGGAAGAGCAGAATGGAGGACAGGAAACCAAGAACACCGA ACAGCAGAACAATAACAGCACGGAGGATGACTGCAGAG atCGGTCTCTGTCCGTCACAGACTCTTTACTCTACCGGCTCCACGGTGACATCAGGATCTCAATGACACTCGACAACCCA gATGTGAGTAAGTGTTTATTGGCTCTGGATGAGTTGAGTAAAGTCCCCGTCTCGTCTCGACACATTCAGAACCACAGCGAACTCATAGACACCCTCAGAAAG ATGCGCTGGTTTCGTGGCAGTGAAGCGATCATGTTTAAAGCTTCGATGTTGTATCACCGCTTTAAAAACATCTACCTCATTGGAGACGCAGATGAAACTCTGAGTCAAGAGTACATCCACACACtgcaggaggagagagagacagaagagagacagagagcagagAGACAGGACGACACACAGACAGATGCTGGAGCAG CTATCGGTCTGACAGGTGTTAGCAAGAAGACCACAGACACAGAACATCCGCTTCAAAACACTGAACACGTGTCTCACAG TGCGGCCGCGGAGCACAAGAGCTGA
- the LOC127419325 gene encoding lens epithelium-derived growth factor-like isoform X12 yields MKVKSDQITHDFTPGDIVFAKMKGYPFWPARIGEGKAPQNKIPIFFYGTHSTTFLFPKDIVPYWPNKEKYGRTTKRGRFEEGMWEIENDPGVGLRGQKKAALMKRLAESHLQSRKAVNQSEKKSQTVSRKDPVSKSDSKSVTTNKRETPVKINSTPKTKSESVTANKDKTAGRISTRSRDSGEQTPTTRARRMNSALPARKETSVNTVTSGKRMPPNRKFKLARQAVAAKTLSARRKHVLRTKIISAAKKRTDSKNQKKPLRITRSTAGLIETRADVTERNRVKPASLKRKRSETESDGKEDTLISLPTTISSPPSSPAGSKRKRRGEEETSVPEVPDKNETKKRKREEQDNRRETHMKSDVLSIFEKQERKDEKKPKDEERCKILAEKRQSVLKSLQGLVTSTRGKTQTSTTEQSTTAKTTPHEEVQKQPERNRGARRENRSPMKPAEEEKKDTEQNGEQETKNTDTTASRATPHEEVQKRPERNRGARCENWIKQTEEQNGGQETKNTEQQNNNSTEDDCRDRSLSVTDSLLYRLHGDIRISMTLDNPDVSKCLLALDELSKVPVSSRHIQNHSELIDTLRKMRWFRGSEAIMFKASMLYHRFKNIYLIGDADETLSQEYIHTLQEERETEERQRAERQDDTQTDAGAAIGLTGVSKKTTDTEHPLQNTEHVSHSAAAEHKS; encoded by the exons ATGAAGGTAAAGTCTGATCAGATCACTCATGATTTTACACCGGGGGATATAGTGTTTGCCAAGATGAAGGGATATCCGTTCTGGCCTGCCAGA ATTGGTGAAGGAAAAGCCCCCCAAAATAAGATCCCAATCTTCTTTTATGGAACACACTCAAC aacgttTCTGTTCCCCAAAGACATCGTCCCGTACTGGCCAAACAAAGAGAAGTATGGCCGGACTACCAAACGTGGCAGGTTTGAGGAGGGCATGTGGGAGATCGAGAATGACCCGGGGGTTGGCCTCAGAGGTCAAAAG AAAGCAGCTCTAATGAAACGACTGGCAGAGAGTCACCTGCAATCCAGGAAAGCAGTAAATCAGAGTGAAAAGAAGAGCCAGACTGTTTCCCGTAAAGATCCAGTGTCGAAGAGTGATTCAAAATCAGTGACGACAAATAAAAGAGAAACTCCTGTGAAAATCAACAGCACTCCCAAAACAAAGTCTGAATCTGTTACGGCAAACAAGGATAAAACAGCCGGACGAATATCGACCCGTTCAAGAGATTCTGGAGAACAGACGCCCACCACAAGAGCCCGTCGGATGAATAGCGCTCTGCCTGCGAGGAAAGAGACCTCAGTGAACACGGTCACATCAGGAAAGAGGATGCCGCCTAATAGAAAATTTAAATTAGCCAGACAAGCTGTTGCGGCAAAGACGCTTTCTGCTCGCAGGAAACACGTGCTGCGTACAAAGATTATTTCTGCAGCGAAGAAAAGGACGGATTCGAAAAATCAAAAAAAG CCCTTACGAATCACACGATCTACTGCGGGTCTGATTGAGACTCGAGCTGACGTCACAGAGAGAAACCGAGTGAAACCGGCCAGTCTGAAACGCAAACGCTCAGAAACCGAGTCTGACGGAAAGGAAGACACTCTTATTTCTCTTCCCACGACCATCAGCTCCCCGCCGTCGAGTCCAGCAG GTTCAAAGAGGAAACGGCGTGGAGAAGAGGAGACTTCTGTTCCTGAAGTACCAGATAAGAACGAGaccaaaaagagaaagagagaagagcaGGATAATCGGAGAGAAACACACATGAAGAGTGACGTTCTGAGCATCTTTGAGAAGCAGGAGAGAAAAGACGAGAAGAAACCCAAAGATGAAGAG CGCTGTAAGATCCTGGCAGAGAAGAGGCAGAGTGTTTTGAAGTCTCTGCAGGGTTTGGTCACGTCCACCAGAGGAAAAACGCAAACATCTACGACTGAACAATCAACCACGGCTAAAACGACACCACACGAGGAGGTGCAGAAACAGCCCGAGAGGAATCGTGGAGCCCGACGTGAGAACCGCAGCCCGATGAAACCagcagaggaggagaagaaagataCAGAGCAGAACGGAGAACAGGAAACCAAGAACACCGA TACAACTGCGAGCAGGGCGACACCGCATGAGGAGGTGCAGAAACGGCCCGAGAGGAATCGTGGAGCCCGATGTGAGAACTGGATAAAACAAACGGAAGAGCAGAATGGAGGACAGGAAACCAAGAACACCGA ACAGCAGAACAATAACAGCACGGAGGATGACTGCAGAG atCGGTCTCTGTCCGTCACAGACTCTTTACTCTACCGGCTCCACGGTGACATCAGGATCTCAATGACACTCGACAACCCA gATGTGAGTAAGTGTTTATTGGCTCTGGATGAGTTGAGTAAAGTCCCCGTCTCGTCTCGACACATTCAGAACCACAGCGAACTCATAGACACCCTCAGAAAG ATGCGCTGGTTTCGTGGCAGTGAAGCGATCATGTTTAAAGCTTCGATGTTGTATCACCGCTTTAAAAACATCTACCTCATTGGAGACGCAGATGAAACTCTGAGTCAAGAGTACATCCACACACtgcaggaggagagagagacagaagagagacagagagcagagAGACAGGACGACACACAGACAGATGCTGGAGCAG CTATCGGTCTGACAGGTGTTAGCAAGAAGACCACAGACACAGAACATCCGCTTCAAAACACTGAACACGTGTCTCACAG TGCGGCCGCGGAGCACAAGAGCTGA
- the LOC127419325 gene encoding PC4 and SFRS1-interacting protein-like isoform X9, translating to MKVKSDQITHDFTPGDIVFAKMKGYPFWPARIGEGKAPQNKIPIFFYGTHSTTFLFPKDIVPYWPNKEKYGRTTKRGRFEEGMWEIENDPGVGLRGQKKAALMKRLAESHLQSRKAVNQSEKKSQTVSRKDPVSKSDSKSVTTNKRETPVKINSTPKTKSESVTANKDKTAGRISTRSRDSGEQTPTTRARRMNSALPARKETSVNTVTSGKRMPPNRKFKLARQAVAAKTLSARRKHVLRTKIISAAKKRTDSKNQKKPLRITRSTAGLIETRADVTERNRVKPASLKRKRSETESDGKEDTLISLPTTISSPPSSPAGSKRKRRGEEETSVPEVPDKNETKKRKREEQDNRRETHMKSDVLSIFEKQERKDEKKPKDEERCKILAEKRQSVLKSLQGLVTSTRGKTQTSTTEQSTTAKTTPHEEVQKQPERNRGARRENRSPMKPAEEEKKDTEQNGEQETKNTEMTPHEEVQKRPERNRGARCENHDRMKPTEEEKKDTEQNREQETKNTDTTASRATPHEEVQKRPERNRGARCENWIKQTEEQNGGQETKNTEQQNNNSTEDDCRDRSLSVTDSLLYRLHGDIRISMTLDNPDVSKCLLALDELSKVPVSSRHIQNHSELIDTLRKMRWFRGSEAIMFKASMLYHRFKNIYLIGDADETLSQEYIHTLQEERETEERQRAERQDDTQTDAGAAIGLTGVSKKTTDTEHPLQNTEHVSHSAAAEHKS from the exons ATGAAGGTAAAGTCTGATCAGATCACTCATGATTTTACACCGGGGGATATAGTGTTTGCCAAGATGAAGGGATATCCGTTCTGGCCTGCCAGA ATTGGTGAAGGAAAAGCCCCCCAAAATAAGATCCCAATCTTCTTTTATGGAACACACTCAAC aacgttTCTGTTCCCCAAAGACATCGTCCCGTACTGGCCAAACAAAGAGAAGTATGGCCGGACTACCAAACGTGGCAGGTTTGAGGAGGGCATGTGGGAGATCGAGAATGACCCGGGGGTTGGCCTCAGAGGTCAAAAG AAAGCAGCTCTAATGAAACGACTGGCAGAGAGTCACCTGCAATCCAGGAAAGCAGTAAATCAGAGTGAAAAGAAGAGCCAGACTGTTTCCCGTAAAGATCCAGTGTCGAAGAGTGATTCAAAATCAGTGACGACAAATAAAAGAGAAACTCCTGTGAAAATCAACAGCACTCCCAAAACAAAGTCTGAATCTGTTACGGCAAACAAGGATAAAACAGCCGGACGAATATCGACCCGTTCAAGAGATTCTGGAGAACAGACGCCCACCACAAGAGCCCGTCGGATGAATAGCGCTCTGCCTGCGAGGAAAGAGACCTCAGTGAACACGGTCACATCAGGAAAGAGGATGCCGCCTAATAGAAAATTTAAATTAGCCAGACAAGCTGTTGCGGCAAAGACGCTTTCTGCTCGCAGGAAACACGTGCTGCGTACAAAGATTATTTCTGCAGCGAAGAAAAGGACGGATTCGAAAAATCAAAAAAAG CCCTTACGAATCACACGATCTACTGCGGGTCTGATTGAGACTCGAGCTGACGTCACAGAGAGAAACCGAGTGAAACCGGCCAGTCTGAAACGCAAACGCTCAGAAACCGAGTCTGACGGAAAGGAAGACACTCTTATTTCTCTTCCCACGACCATCAGCTCCCCGCCGTCGAGTCCAGCAG GTTCAAAGAGGAAACGGCGTGGAGAAGAGGAGACTTCTGTTCCTGAAGTACCAGATAAGAACGAGaccaaaaagagaaagagagaagagcaGGATAATCGGAGAGAAACACACATGAAGAGTGACGTTCTGAGCATCTTTGAGAAGCAGGAGAGAAAAGACGAGAAGAAACCCAAAGATGAAGAG CGCTGTAAGATCCTGGCAGAGAAGAGGCAGAGTGTTTTGAAGTCTCTGCAGGGTTTGGTCACGTCCACCAGAGGAAAAACGCAAACATCTACGACTGAACAATCAACCACGGCTAAAACGACACCACACGAGGAGGTGCAGAAACAGCCCGAGAGGAATCGTGGAGCCCGACGTGAGAACCGCAGCCCGATGAAACCagcagaggaggagaagaaagataCAGAGCAGAACGGAGAACAGGAAACCAAGAACACCGA GATGACACCACATGAGGAGGTGCAGAAACGACCTGAGAGGAATCGTGGAGCCCGATGTGAGAACCATGACCGGATGAAACCAacagaggaggagaagaaagataCAGAGCAGAACAGAGAACAGGAAACCAAGAACACCGA TACAACTGCGAGCAGGGCGACACCGCATGAGGAGGTGCAGAAACGGCCCGAGAGGAATCGTGGAGCCCGATGTGAGAACTGGATAAAACAAACGGAAGAGCAGAATGGAGGACAGGAAACCAAGAACACCGA ACAGCAGAACAATAACAGCACGGAGGATGACTGCAGAG atCGGTCTCTGTCCGTCACAGACTCTTTACTCTACCGGCTCCACGGTGACATCAGGATCTCAATGACACTCGACAACCCA gATGTGAGTAAGTGTTTATTGGCTCTGGATGAGTTGAGTAAAGTCCCCGTCTCGTCTCGACACATTCAGAACCACAGCGAACTCATAGACACCCTCAGAAAG ATGCGCTGGTTTCGTGGCAGTGAAGCGATCATGTTTAAAGCTTCGATGTTGTATCACCGCTTTAAAAACATCTACCTCATTGGAGACGCAGATGAAACTCTGAGTCAAGAGTACATCCACACACtgcaggaggagagagagacagaagagagacagagagcagagAGACAGGACGACACACAGACAGATGCTGGAGCAG CTATCGGTCTGACAGGTGTTAGCAAGAAGACCACAGACACAGAACATCCGCTTCAAAACACTGAACACGTGTCTCACAG TGCGGCCGCGGAGCACAAGAGCTGA